A segment of the Triticum urartu cultivar G1812 chromosome 1, Tu2.1, whole genome shotgun sequence genome:
GTACCAAAACAGGTTATCGGATAAGAAAAAATGTATGCAAAGCATTATGTTAAGCCTACCAAAATTCAACACAAAATGCACGGCAGTTTAATCGTACCAAGCACACAAATACACCTAACCTCCGTGTGATATTAAGAAGAGCTTTATAGATCTAGCGCAGGTCCCTTGCCGCTTGCAAATCAGAAGCTTATCCATGGGCTGCTCGACTGCTGCGTGAAGATGCAGCTATTGCTTCTAGCTGGTGCTTCATGTTGGCCAATGCTATGTAATAATTAATTAGGCTACAACTGAAATGCTTGTAATCCATATGGCCATTTCTAGTCCACACATATAGGCGAACACAAGGTTGATATGTGCCCTTGTGGTTCGGTTGTGATGAGTGATAGATAAAGACATATTAGAGCATTTCGAGCCGTTTGGCCCTCCAGCGTATCCGGCGAAGCCCTTTGTGCGTTTGTGCCGGCGATTTTTTCAGCTTGGGAGACACACGTTTCCAGCCGCACCCCCAGGTTTCGGCCCCCAAGCGCATACAGATTCAGAGTTTTCTTCCCCGCTACAAAAAAAGGACACAGGGTCGGCGATCATCATGCCACAAGTCGGCAATCGAACATAGCCAAAGTCTGGCGATCAAAAGGGTAGGAACCATAGATATGAAAATCCTCAAATGGCATGCTTTGTGGGAGAGCTCCGCGTAGTCGTGGGCGGATCTTCCATGCTCGGCGTAGGCGTGGGCGCAGTTGCGGTGATCGACGTTGGCGTGGGCGTGGTCACTGCCGGTCCCGGCATCTTGTTTAAGATGAGGTCACGCTCCGCCACATACCACGCCTTCACCTGCGGGTCCATCGTCGACATGTCTGCTCCCATCAGGAGCGCCAGGTCGGTGTTCTTCTTCTTCGCGTCGACGCTGGTCTTGACAAGGTCGAGCTTGACGTCCTGCTTCGTCAACAACACCGACCACCTCGCCTCGGACTTCTCCTCCCACCAGAGAGTGAAGTATTTTTTTAACCCTGAGGACGTAGAGCTCGTCTGAAACAAACCCTGTCCTCCAAATCCCTGAAATGCGTGTCCTGTCCTTTCTAATACTGGTCTCTTTTAACCTTTTGTGCGCACCCAAACGGTGGATTCCCACGTGGCTTGGGATTTGCTAAGGATTGGGCTGAGTCAGCCACCTGTAGGTGGGCCCGAGCCGTTGTGCTCGTCCGAGGTGCTGGTACTGGCAGGGGCGGAGCCAGGGGGGACGAGCAGGGGCCTGCCCCCTCCCAACAATCAACAATTTTAGTAAAAGCAACTAGTAATTATCAACAAGATTCGATCAATATACGTACTCGGCCCCCCTATACTCGAATCCTGACTCTGCCACTGGGTACTGGTCGAGCCGGAGCAGGTCGCTCATCTCCCTAGACCAGTTCGCCTCGACCCTCCTCTTCTTTCTCTCATGCGACGCATGGGCTCCTGCTACGCATCATCCGGATGATGCCGTGGGAAAATAAGCCGCCTTGTCCGCCGTTGATTTGTGCAAATACGTTATGATTCAGGCCGCTCGATTTGCACTACACGCGCACAACTTGCACATGACTGGACCACGGGAAAAAAAGCCAACTTGCACACACATGTCTCCTCGTAGCTTCCAGCCACAACGCAACATCCCTACACGCGCACAACTCTAGCGAGAGCAGCGGCTAGCCGGCATAGAGCATGCGGGCATCAGCCATGTCGCTGGTCACCTAACAGCAAAACGGCCGGTGAGCTTGCCATACATTGGCCACGGCAGCAGCGCCGACGAGCTCTGGGGTTGCAGCAACGCCCCTGCAGCAACCACCCTTTCAAGCACCAGGGATGCACCAGGGATGCATCGGCCACCTAGCTATGTTCCGGTGATACTCCGGCGGCTCAACTATGCTCCCTTGCAGCACCGTCCATGTTCTGGTAGCCCGACGAATGTTCCATCACAGCATCGGCGATGCCCGGCAGCCCGACGATGCTCTGTTGCAGTACCGGCGATGTTTCGACGGCTCAACGCTGCTCTATCGTCGCACCGGTGATGCTCCCTTGCAGCGTTGTCGATGTTCCGACTGTCCAACGAATGCTCTATCGCAGCACTGGCGATGCCTCAGCTGCCCGACGATACTCCATTGTAGCACCGATGAATGCTCCCTTGCAGCGTCGTCAATGTTCCGACGGTCCAACGTATACTCCATCGTGACACCGACGATGTCCCGGAAGCCCGGCGATGCTCCATAGCTGTGCCGGCAGCTGCGCAACATCACCCGAGTTGCAACATGATTTGAGTTGCCGTGGTCACACTGAATCGGCGCTGTAGCATGGTCGATGGATAAGCATCAGTTTTTGTCCTACATGGATTCAGTTTGTGTCATGGCGGAGCCTCCTGAAATTTTATCTATTTTGAACCTAACCCAATAGTAGTTTTAGAAATTtttaataaatcctagaggcccacgcagCCTATTCATGCAAGGCAAGAGATATTTaatcccacattgctagtttagagggagttggacctTTTTATAAAGGAGGTTTTttccccacttgtatgagcatgagaacaagagggacatccacgcgcgctccttCTCCGCCGCCCGCCTCATCACGACGCGCGGCCGAGCCgatgtacgggagaagggtgataaggtttttggggagcgctcagcgcgactacCGACTTCTTCGTCACGGACGCTCCGTACTCCGTTCTTTGCTCTAGTTTCTGCCCTACATAagttaggttctacttcatatatgcaacttTATCTAGTGTCTGTTCTAGATGTGTTTAGTTCAACTTCATATATGAAGAtgctatttaccttctctctgtcatATTGCATGACTTGCTTTATCTCTACTTTATTTAGTATTTtcgttaataaaatcatttggtaaattgctcatatttccagcAGAGCCTTCTCGTATCACACTGAATCGGCATCGCGGCATGGTCGTGGACAGACTGAGTTGCCGGAGATGAGAAGCATTCAGTTTTGACCCTTCATGGATTCAGTTTTGACCATCGGCACTGCAGCATGCTTTGAGTTGCTGTGGTGGCGCGGCAGCTGCAGCAGATGACGACGTCATTTCTGGAGAGAAAAATAAGTGAGAGAGACGATAGAGAGAAGGGATAGGATAATATTCACGCTGTTTTTAGATGGCGTGCAGAGGAGGAGACGCGCGGGAGTCCCGCAGCCACGTATCAAGTGGAGGAGGCGACTTACCCTTCGGTTACTAGAAGATACCCCGCGTTGTTTCGGAATTTCTGGTTGATAAGGTCCTAAATATTATATGAAGACTAAGTAAAGATTAAAATTGTTGTGTTACACTTTTTGAAGAAATGTGGGCTAACTTTAAGGTGATAAGCCAAAACCATTTTTTAATTTCTTGAGGGCTCAAAATAATTTCTACGGCTTTGAATGAACAAATTAAAACAATTAACTATTTGTGGTGCTGCTAGGAAAGAGGTGCTTATTTGCCACTCAAACATGCGTGCCAAATTCATAAATCATAAGTTCTGAATTCTTGCCATTTTCCAACATATTTTTGACACTTTAGGCTTGCTTATGTACCATGGATAAAAATAGTAAAACATATTAATTACCAGTTTGTTCATGCAGCACTCTACTAAGAATATGTTGACACATTAATAGAGGAGCAACACCTGCCACTGGCACCATATATAAAGGTACCCCCGAGAAATAATAATTCAGAAAGGAACAGACACAACAAAAGGTCAAAATGGGCTGACGGCACTGGACCTTCTTATACTCTCCCCATTTTAAAATATAGTGCGTCCGCGCTTCCcgaggtccaactttgaccataaatttaaccaacaagaccaactgcggcgggagaaaaaattatataactgaaaacttctttcgaatacgaattcactgatataatttttgcttccgccgcaatcggtcttggtagttaaatttacggtcaaagttgaagcacagggatagaggaagcactacattgtggaatggagggagtagcaaTTTAAAACCTGAAAGTGAAGAGGAAACTACCATGTATATTTGACCTACTAATGAAAGAAAGTGAAAAATATATTTATTTTGAAGATCACATCAGGAACAGAGAGAGTAAATTGCTTCCTGCCATCCagtcatgttgagtgtgggatcATCTCACATTCAGCAAACAACAAAGAAAAACACCTAATTATTGACGGTCTCATTAGGGAAAAAACTGTTTTGTAACATCGACATGGAAATTAGAATATGCATTTAACACTTGATAAAGGATCAAATTTCAGTTCTTCAAATTGATACATATGTGGACTGGCAGAAACCAAAAAATTATATATTTAAACAGACTACACCTATGCACAGAGATATGACAAATCTGATAAAAATGGCACAAAAGAAAACCATTTATTGTGATGGAAGATCCGAAGGTTGTTCATAAGAAAATACCTGAAAATAAGTTACTACAAAGAGGGCGCTGAGCCACTAAGCACGGATGCAAGAGGTGAGCAGCAGTAGCACTGAGAAAGAAAGCAAAAGAGGCCCATACAGAATACTCAAATATTGCACTACTAATGGTAAACATCTGGGAAGAGAATATGCATTAGTAATGCATCCGATTTTGGAGGTTTGTCATTGCAAAAACACTTGAGCGTGCCGCTAGTCCAATGCGACATTGCTTAGCAAGATAGCCCTATGTCCTACACAGAAGTAGACGCTTAAAACTAATATGTGCGTTGAAATTAGATAGAATCTGAAGACAGATTGCCCAAATTTTTTCCAAAGGAACAGACATAGTCTAATTTTACCACAATATTTTTAAGGAACCAGCAGGAGTACTGCCTTTTCTTATAGAAGGAAAACAGAAACGTAATTTACAGGGGGCACAAGTTTGTAGGGAACGTGACATAAACCCAAAAAGAACCAGGAAAACCTAGTAAAATTTCCCACATCTCCCTCCTCTGGCACATCTCTAGATCTCTCATTGGATCTTCCATTGATTTGGACTGTCTTTCAAGACCAGATTGAAATATCACATGCTGCTGAGGCCTGCCATAATCTCTATATTTTCTAATAGGAAAGGAATCCCATCAGTACAAAAAAGGAGTGTATTCCGCAATATTACACAAAAGCCTTACCTCTAAATTCAAATTGTAGAACCAAAGCTCAACCAAGCTTGTATTATTATCCTTGAAATAGAATTAGCTTTCTTAATAGATGCTGCTTGAAAACATGAATAGAGGAAGAATAACTATAACGATTTACACATGTTCTCCAACATATGCTACTTCGATTAATGAAGTTTATCTCTGCAAAATAGACAGACCAACCAAAGGACTTTTTTAGATTGATTCACTCCAAAATGGCTTCTCTGAATTAGTGATTCACTCCAACATGTGGATAGTGTGCATGTTGAGAGAATAGCTAGTAGTGGGGATCAACTTCTTAAGAATGTTAGATTTCAATCGGCTGAATTTAAACCTTTTCCTTTTAAAAGTGGGGGACTCTATCAGAATTGGGCCATCTCTGGATTATGTTGGTGGAGATGGAAGCAAAGGCAAGCCCTCCCGCATGGCCCAGCCCATTACAGCCCAATAGAAGCCCTGGAGGCAGAGCAAAACCCTCGTCCTCGACCACTCTCCCCACCCTATTCCACCGCCCCCTTCCTCCCGCCACCACACCAACCTCGCCGCCGGCCTCACTCTCCCTCTCTTCTCCGCCCCAGCCCCGGTCGTTCCGCCACCGGAGCGCGCCACCCACCCGCGTCCACAGAGCCAGAACCCCTCGCCCTCCGCGTGCCCTCGTCGGCTCGGCCGCGATGATCTCCGCCATGTCCTGGGTGCCGAGGGGCGCCGCCAAGAGCGTCCCCATCGAGGCGGAGCCGCCCACCAAGGAGGAGATCGAGGAGGCCATGAAGAAAATCGCCCTCGGCAGAGAGTAAGCTCCCCGCGGCCGCTTTCCTCcccccctcctcctcttcctccgttCCGCCCTTCTGAACCGCGTGGTGTCTGCTTGCAGGGCCGGGAGCGACGCCGACGACGCGGACGGGGACGAGGACGACGACGCCGTGATGGAGGTAGACGGCGCCGAGGACGAGGAGGTCGACGAGGTCGCCCAGGCCAAGGCCGCCGCCAAGGCGCTCGGGACCAAGAGCAGCTCGGGCTCGGGCGCCGTCGGCGACGTTTCCGACGGGCTCGCCGAGCTCAACATGGACGCCTacgacgaggaggaggatggTAGGCGCTCGTGCTCCCCTGACTGACCCCTCCCCTGCAGCCAGGTCCTGCGTGACCGACTGATACTTGAGCTGTAACTTGTCTTGTGGTCAGGGCTCGAGCTTTTCAGCACCGGGTTGGGGGACTTGTACTACAAAAGCAACGAAGAGGACCCCTATATCATCAAGAACGACGACGATGTGAGTATGCTTTCTCTTGCCATGATAGAAATATGCTAGTATTCGCTATTGCGTTTAAGGTGAATGACCCCCCTTCGCTGCCTTATTAGGACGATGGCGAGGACGACGATGAGGAGATTGAGGACATGACTATCAAACCTACCGATATAGTGATTGTTTGTGCTCATAACGAGGATGAATTCAATTCTCTCCAGGCAAGTGTCGAGTAACAATGTCTTATCGCATCTTGTAAAAATGATGCCATGCTTCCTTTTTCACACTTATACAAGAATGTAAAGACCAAGCTCTTATGTGGAGCAATCGAATTCTGGGCTTAATGCTGGTTGTATTGAGTAAATATGTAAGATTGATTAAGGCAGAATGTACTTAGTTCACATTAGTCTCCATATATTACTCCGTGCCTCTCTTTGCTGGGGGTTACTAgctcatatagcctctgttttcGGTTGGACTGCATGAAGGTGTGACCAGTGGCCTTATTATGTATGACAGGTTAGTATAGTGGAAGAACTGGAAGATGGGGATCCTAATATGTTTGTGCACCATGAGGTCCCTCTATCAGATTTTCCGCTCTGCACAGCTTGGATGGATTTTAACCGTCAGGATGGCGAACAGAAAGGTTAAATTGTGGTGTCACTTGAGTTTTGACAAGTAAAGAGTTGCCAAATTGTTTCTGCAGAAGAAAGCTATATGCTAAGGCTTTACTCCGTTCCTCGTCTTGTGCTGCAGGAAATTTCATAGCTGTTGGCACCATGGATCCTACAATTGAAATATGGAACTTGGATGTCGTAAGTTTTCAGAAACACACGTGACTATTGTTTCGTAAATGGCCTTGCATTGCTCTGCTTCAAAGAAATTAATGTACTGTTTTGTGGACTTTCATGTTATGTAACAGGTCGACGAGGTCGAACCACATTATGTGCTAGGAGGAGTttcaaaaaagaagaagaaagttAAGGGGAAAAAGGTATGCTACTAATATTCCATTGTTGAGATATTTTGAAGTTTTTGATTGCTTATTTGCTTCCGGTGACTCCTTTTCTTGCTCTCATTGTTAAGTCTTATCTTGACATTCCCAACATCCCCCCAATTTTATGTTCTTTTCCCCTTTGATTTCAATGGCAACCACAGCAGGTTATCATGTGGGGAAATCTGCAACCTGGTCTCGTAGTCTCTAAACTTAGGCTAGATTGAGATTGACTGAGAGTGTGACCTAACATTACCAGTATGTTGCCCGTGTAGCTTACTAGCTTCCTATCCCACTAAATGTGCTGAAATGGATGGTTGAGATCCAGGCTAACTCCACCTAAACAGAAGGCACATGAAACGAGATTGAATTGATCTATTCAATTGTTCCTTGCTAAGTATGTTACACAGGTCCTAGTAGGTTCAGTAAGTTAAGGTGTAGATTGTGTTGCTTTTTGGCTGTCAAATTGACTATGTTGGTGCAAAATGATGCTGATTGGATGAGGGTACAATGTGTGTAGAACAAATGTTGGTACTTCGTATTCATGATATTATGATTCACGTATGCCTGTGAGTGGGTGAGCATTCATTCCTTCCTTGAATCCTTAGCTACATTATTCATGCTGCATGTCATCTGCAGGGAAAAACATATAAGAAGGGTAGCCATAGAAGTTCTGTGCTTGGTCTTGCGTGGAACACGGTGGTGAGGTGCGTTTTGGTTTCAGCTCAAGTGACCACATCTCCCACTCTCTTATCACTTACTGGACCCCTGCTGATTACTCCTTTACTTCAGGAATGCTCTAGCTAGTGCAAGTGCAGACAAAACTGTGAAAGTTTGGGACTTAAGTGCTGGTAAATGTTTAGTCACACTGCAACATCATGATGACAAGGTGATAATTGATACTACATTCTTCTTGAATTCTGTATGTATTGGTCTGAAATATTGTGATGGCATATTTTCCTTTTGCCCAACATGTAGGTTCAATCAGTTGCCTGGAGGTCACCTGAAGTTCTTCTCAGTGGATCTTTTGATAGAACAATTGCCATGGTAATGGATGTCCTTGGCTATCATGTGAATTATTCTCCTGAAATTTCTGCTGCTGCTTATTACATATTCTGGTTGTTTGTCACTTGACTAGAGTGTATCAGCATGCTGATCTCTAGCATGTCAGCAAATAATAATCTCGTCCACTTGTGTAATTGAGCTGTGGATACTAACCAGTTTTGGATGAGTAGCCACTAATTAAAGGTGATCATACTAGTTATATAACATATTGCTTACTACTACCTTCTTTTGGTTCTGGGAGTTCACCTTCATAGGTGAAGAAGATAATTTGATTTGCCATTCTTGTGAAGCGGACTGTTGTGTTACCATAGATATTTTGAGATGCAGTTCAGTGTTTATTTGACATTCTTGTTGAGAAGGTTGTTGcttatttttatatattttgtACTTACATCCACTGAACTTATATTGGTAACATTTTACAGACAGATATGAAAGACAGTGGACAATGTTGTCATAAATGGCCTGTCGAAGCAGATGTAGAGAGCTTAGTTTGTGATCCACACAATGAACACTCCTTTGTGGTAAGTGAATTCATTGTATTTTACGTATATGCTAAAATGGTTCAACTCAATTATCTGTCGTTTTATAGAACAATTGCAAATTTCTGACAGACAAACAACCTTGTGCTAAGCTTTAGTGAAGTTTCCATTAGAAACAACATGATTGAAATCCAGATGAAAAGAGTTCTGCTTTTTCATGAAGCAAGTCTGTAGTTAGCATCTTTGGACCCCTGCAGTTAATTGTTTAAGGCTATACTAAGTCATAATCTCAGAATGAATTTGtatttctgtttttctttttgttGCATGTGTTATATACTCGATGGTATAATAATGTGGATGCTGGGTCTTGCAGGTTAGTCTTGAAAATGGGATGGTTCAAGCATTTGATATTCGGACAGCTTCATCAAATTCAAATCCTGGACAGCCGATTTTTACTCTGCATGCACACGAAAAGGCCGTTTCTTCCATATCTTTCGCACCTTCTACCCCTAACGTATGTTACATTTTCATTTCAGTGTGCTAAATAAAGAGAGATGCAGCCACATCAACCGAATTACTGACCCTGCCATTTTTTTTGCAGTTTCTTGCGACTGGTTCAACTGACAAAATGGTGTGTTTATTAACTTTGCGCTGAAGAAGCTATTAACACTCGTGGTATTGATCCAACCAGTTGCTTACATATCTATCTGTAAACACAGGTGAAGCTCTGGGATCTATCGAATAACCAGCCTTCGTGTGTCTCGTCGCTGAATCCTAAGCTTGTACGTATTCTGGCCGAATTACACCCCTTGTCCATCTGTAGAAGGAAAGAATTACTGCAATGTGGAGCTATATTCTGTTCCAGGGAGCTGTACCATGTTGCTCATCCATCTgttttgttgtttccagggagCTATATTCTCGGTGTCGTTTTCGATCGACAACCCCTTCCTGTTAGCGTGCGGAGGATCGAAAGGCAAACTGAAGGTAAGCACCACCCCCTTGGTATACGTGGTCTGTCGAAGCTTCCATGTGTGGCTCTTCCACTGACGGACACTTCTCGCGTGTTTGGCAGGTCTGGAACACACTGTCTGAACCCGCCGTCGCCAACAAATTTGGTAAGGGGCGGCAAAATGCACCAGCTCTGCGAAGCGAATCCCCCACAGAATGATGGGCTCGAGCTGTTTCTGGCTATGTGGTAGAATAGATTTTTTCGCGTTTCAGTTTTGTTACTGGGTGCAATGTAATGGGAGCATGGATTTATTTATATATGTACAACCAAACGACAGCTGAAATGGATCTGTAGCGGGAGTTCGCAGTTTATCATGGATTCCGTTTTATTTGGACCTAGAAAAAGGAAGTCAAAGATAGCTGttttatactccctctgtttcaaaTGTTTCAAAATGTAAGGTGCATTAGTCTTCAGAGAAGTCAAGTTAGCTGTTTTATACCCCCTCTATTTCAAAGCGCGATTGACCAGTTCATGGGCATTTAGTTAAATACTCcttccgttcctaaatataagtccttTTTGGGATTCCATTATGGACTACATaccctaaatataagtcttttagagatttcatGATGGAcaacatacagagcaaaatgagtgaatctgcaccctaaactatgtctatatacatccgtatataGTTTGTAATGAAATTTCTATAAAGActtatttaggaacggagggagtataattcaTACTACCTCATTCAAAATCTAGACCTAATTAATACTATTGCTAATAGCAGTGGTACTATATCATACAAGGCAATAAGTATTGAAGAATCACAATTTGGAAATATAGAAATATAAACATAAGAGATAATTCCATGTTCAAAAAAAACATAAGAGATAATTCCGACAATCAATAATTTCTTAACCTGTTTGTATTTTTGTCACCAATTATTGAAACTTGTCTAaaaaggagaaaaataatctTGATTTATGTGCCAGGGGCCTTCACTAAGGGTACATATTAtgaaataattccaaatttaTTGTTCAGTGTTTACTGCACGGTATCGGGTTGAGTTATAGAACCGGATCTCAATTCTCCCAGTCTCTCTATATCTACGAGTAATGTGTTGATTGCTAGGAAAATATTCTACAATAAGTAAATATTTCTCATTGGCAACCAAAGTGAGTG
Coding sequences within it:
- the LOC125532485 gene encoding periodic tryptophan protein 1 homolog; the protein is MISAMSWVPRGAAKSVPIEAEPPTKEEIEEAMKKIALGREAGSDADDADGDEDDDAVMEVDGAEDEEVDEVAQAKAAAKALGTKSSSGSGAVGDVSDGLAELNMDAYDEEEDGLELFSTGLGDLYYKSNEEDPYIIKNDDDDDGEDDDEEIEDMTIKPTDIVIVCAHNEDEFNSLQVSIVEELEDGDPNMFVHHEVPLSDFPLCTAWMDFNRQDGEQKGNFIAVGTMDPTIEIWNLDVVDEVEPHYVLGGVSKKKKKVKGKKGKTYKKGSHRSSVLGLAWNTVVRNALASASADKTVKVWDLSAGKCLVTLQHHDDKVQSVAWRSPEVLLSGSFDRTIAMTDMKDSGQCCHKWPVEADVESLVCDPHNEHSFVVSLENGMVQAFDIRTASSNSNPGQPIFTLHAHEKAVSSISFAPSTPNFLATGSTDKMVKLWDLSNNQPSCVSSLNPKLGAIFSVSFSIDNPFLLACGGSKGKLKVWNTLSEPAVANKFGKGRQNAPALRSESPTE